CTGGCCAGCAGCATCTTTGCCAAGCTCGGCGTGAGCGGCCAAACCCTGCGCGATCGCACCGAAGGCTTTATCAACGGCCAGCCCAAGGTGTCTGGGTCAGGCTCATCGGTGTATCTGGGCAAATCCCTCGATACCCTGCTCGATCGCGCCGATCGATACAAAAAAGATTACGGTGACGAGTATATTTCCATTGAGCACCTGATTCTGGCCTACCCCGGCGACAGCCGCTTCGGCAAAACCCTGTTTCAAGATTTGGGCCTGAGCGAAGCTAAGCTCAAGCAGGTGATCCAAGACATTCGAGGCACCCAAAAAGTGACCGACCAGAACCCTGAAGGCAAGTACCAATCCCTAGAGAAATACGGGCGCGACCTGACCGATGCCGCCCGCCGGGGCAAACTCGACCCGGTGATTGGCCGCGACGACGAGATTCGCCGCACCATTCAGATTCTCTCGCGCCGCACCAAAAATAACCCGGTGCTGATCGGCGAGCCGGGGGTGGGCAAAACCGCGATCGCCGAAGGTCTGGCCCAGCGCATCGTCAACGGCGACGTGCCCCAGTCCCTCAAAGACCGCCAGCTGATCGCCCTAGACATGGGGGCGCTGATTGCCGGGGCCAAATACCGGGGCGAGTTTGAAGAGCGCCTCAAGGCCGTGCTCAAGGAAGTCACCGACTCCGAGGGGCAGATCGTGCTGTTTATCGACGAGATTCACACCGTCGTCGGTGCGGGCGCGACCCAGGGGGCGATGGATGCGGGCAACCTGCTCAAGCCCATGCTGGCCCGCGGCGAGCTGCGCTGCATTGGGGCCACCACCCTCGACGAGTACCGCAAATACATTGAAAAAGATGCCGCCCTGGAGCGCCGCTTCCAGCAGGTCTATGTGGATCAGCCCAGCGTAGAAGACACGGTTTCGATTCTGCGCGGCCTCAAGGATCGCTACGAAACCCACCACGGGGTAAAAATCTCCGACAGCGCCCTGGTGGCGGCGGCCACGCTGTCTACCCGCTATATTTCCGATCGCTTCCTGCCCGATAAAGCCATCGACCTGGTGGATGAGGCTGCCGCCAAGATGGAGATCACCTCCAAACCTGAGGAACTGGACGAAGTCGATCGCAAGATTCTTCAGCTCGAAATGGAGCGGCTCTCGCTGAACAAGGAAGTCGATGCCGCCTCCCTCGAGCGCCTAGAGCGCATCGAAAAAGAGCTGGCCGACCTCAAAGAGCAGCAGAGCGCCCTCAATGCCCAGTGGCAGTCGGAAAAAGACACCATCGACCACATCCAGTCGATCAAAGAAGACATTGACCGGGTCAACATCGAGATCCAGCAGGCGGAGCGCGACTACGACCTGAACCGGGCTGCCGAGCTCAAGTACGGCAAGCTCACCGAACTCCAACGCCAGCTCGAAACCGCCGAAACCCAGCTCACCACCACCCAGACCACCGGCAAAACCCTGCTGCGCGAAGAGGTGACCGAGGCCGACATCGCCGAGATCATCTCCAAATGGACGGGTATTCCGGTCAGCAAGCTGGTGCAGTCAGAAATGCAGAAGCTCTTGCTGCTCGAAGACGAGCTGCACCAGCGGGTGATCGGCCAGGAGGAAGCGGTGACGGCGGTGGCCGATGCGATCCAGCGATCGCGGGCTGGCCTTGCCGACCCTAACCGTCCGATCGCCAGCTTCATCTTCCTTGGTCCCACCGGGGTGGGCAAAACCGAGCTGGCCAAGGCCCTGGCCGCTTACCTGTTTGACACCGAAGAGGCCCTGGTGCGCATCGACATGTCGGAATACATGGAGAAGCACGCCGTCTCGCGCCTGATCGGTGCCCCTCCGGGCTACGTCGGCTACGACGAGGGCGGTCAGCTCACCGAGGCCATCCGCCGTCGCCCCTTCGCGGTGATTCTCTTCGACGAGATCGAGAAGGCCCACCCCGACGTGTTTAACGTCATGCTGCAAATTCTCGACGATGGCCGCGTCACCGATGCCCAGGGCCGCACGGTGGACTTCAAAAACACCATCATCATCATGACCAGCAACATCGGCTCCCAGTACATCCTCGATGTGGCTGGTGACGACAGCCGCTACGACGAAATGAAGGGCCGGGTGATGGATGCCCTGCGCGGCAACTTCCGCCCCGAGTTTCTCAACCGGGTGGATGAGATGATCATTTTCCACGGGCTGCTCAAGTCGCAGCTGCGGGAGATTGTCAAACTGCAAGTCGCTCGCCTCGAAGAACGTCTGGCCGATCGCAAGATGGCGGTCAAACTCAGCGAAGCGGCCCTCGACTTTTTGGCCGAAGTGGGCTACGACCCGGTGTACGGCGCTCGGCCCCTGAAGCGCGCCATCCAGCGCGAGCTGGAAACTCAGATCGCCAAATCGATTCTGCGGGGCGAGTTTGGCGCGGGCGATACCATCGTGGTGGATGTCGAAAACGAGCGCCTGGCCTTCAAACGGCTCAACGTCGATCTGCTGACGGTGTAGGGCGCTAAATCCCAGGGAGGGTGGCCCTTCCCCTTCCCTGGCCCCTTCCCTGGCCCCTTCCCTGAGATGTGAATCTTTGAAACAAGCCGCAGCGATTTAGAAAGCTACGGTTGCGGGGCTCCCGCTCGGTTTGGCAATATAGCGATATGGGCATTTCTACTGGCAGCGCTAGTATAGGTGCAAAAGCGGTTTTCCGTAAGTTTTCGGTATCCATTGGGCACACTGTTAGTAGCACGGCACGCCGACCGAGGTGGTTATGTCTCGTATCCCTACGCTAGTCTGTGGGTTAGGCGTGTCCGTAGTTGGTCACCAATCAGGAGCATCCTAGCGGCGGGCCGGAACTTTCCGGAGGAGCGCTGGTTTATCAATATCAAGTGGGGTTCCCTATGAAAATCGATCACGACGTTCCAAGACACGCTTACACAAATGTGATGGAACTGCTCGTCTCTGAAGAGGTGGAAAAGCAGGTCAAAACCATGCAGCCTCGCGTACTTAAGTACCTCAAGCGAGTAGAAGTCGAAACCTACGCCCTCAACCGTCTGCCCTCGCTCTACGCCTCCAGCGAAAAGGGCTGGCAGCTTCAGTACGAAAAGGCGAAGCGCGAACTCCACAATCAAATCAAGAGCGCCGTGCGTCAGGCGTTTGCCGCTGTGCAGGTCGATCCCATTCGGTCGTCTGAGCCCCTGCGCAACCAGCAGGAAGATGCCGCTACCGTGGCCCTCAACGCCCTTAGGGATCTGCTCAAGCAGCCCGACCTCAACTGGGAGGGGGCGATCAACCGCCTGCGCTCTGTCCTGGGGCGGCGTCCAGACCAAATTTCCACCGCCCCGCCCCAGGAGTCGTCCCATCGCACTCGCTATCGCAACGAAGCCTCTGATATGACCACCGCTGAGAAGCCTGAGCACGGTCACTACTGGCGGCCCGGTACCTACGGTTCTGAGGTCTCGTGGAAGAAGAACCACAGTCCGTCTTCGAGCCCCAGCAGCGCTCAGTTTGACTGGAACGACAACCGCTATTCTAAATAGCTACGCGGTAGCTATGCGCTTAAATAGCCCTGCGATCGCAGTAAGCTAAACAAAGCCCGCCTGAGCCAGCAGCAGCGGCGAGATGCCTAGGGAGCTAACACCCTGGCGCAGGCTGTGGGCGGTGTCGGGGTCGGTGACCTCGTAGAGGGCAATGGCCCGCTGAAAGGCTTGCAGGGCCTCGGGCAGCTGCCCCAGCTTAAACAGGGCCACCCCCAGGTTTTGGTGGGCTTCAGCGTAGCTGGGGTTGAGGGCGATCGCCTGGCGGTAGGCGGCAATGGCCTCATCGAGATAGCCTCTGGCGCGATGGGCGGTACCCAGGTTGTAGTGGGCGATCGCCAGCGTCGGGTCAGCCGCGATCGCCTGCTCAAACAATGCAATCGCCCCCTCCAGATCGCCCTGGGCCTTCTTCACACTGCCGTAGTTGATCCAAGCGCCCAGCTTGAGCCTGGGGGGCACGGCCTCAGCCAGGGCGGCTTCGTAGTCGCGGGCGGCTTGAGCGGGTTGCTCAACGTGAGCCAGGGCGCGGTGGTAGTGCAGCTCGTAGCGGGTCAGCTCGTCTAGGGTGTTGGCCTGCTCTAGGGCGCGATCGAGCAGGGGGAGGGCCAGATCGGCCTGGTCAGACTCGACGTAGAGGGCCGCCAGCTTATTCAGCAGGTAGCCGTCGTCGGGGTGCTCTGCCAGATAGCCTGCCATGATGCTGCGGGCGCGATCGAACTTGCCCCGCTCCACGACCACGGCGGGGTCATAGCCGGTGTGGTGAATGGCCACTTCGCCCAGGGTAATCACCTGCCAACGAGGGGTTTGGGCCTGCAGCGCCGCTACGCTGTCATCCACGGTTTCGTGATACGGACGGTTAAAGGTAATTTCTGGCAGACGGCGGAAGCAGCGGGTGATCAGCGTGTAGGGGGCCTGGGGGGCACCCAGCTCCAGGCGCAGCAGGTTCACGGCCAGAACATCTTCAGCGGCAACATCTCCCAGGGGCTGCCCGTCATCGAGCTGTTGCAGTACCTGGGCGGTTTCCCTCAGCAGCACCTCGTCGGCGTCGAGCACCAGCACCCAGTCGCCGGTAGCGTGGCGCAGCGATTCGTTGCGGGCGGCGGCGAAGTCGTTTTCCCAGGTAAAGCTGTGCACTTTGGCCCCGTGGGCTTGGGCGATCGCCACGGTGTCATCGGTTGACCCCGTATCGACCACCACAATTTCGCCCACCACGCCCTGCACAGACTCAAGGGTGCGGGCCAGGGTAGCGGCCTCATCTTTGACGATCATGCAGAGGCTCAGCATCAGCCTTCTCCCAGGGTTTGGGTGGCCCGCGCGATCGCCTGGCGCACCTGCTCAAAGCCGGTGCCGCCGTAGCTGTTGCGGGCCGAGACCACCTGCTGGGGGGCGATCGCCCCGTAGATATCGTCCTCAAAGGCGGGGTGAATCGCCTGCCATTCTTCTAGGGTGAGCTCCCGCAGCAGCTTGCCCGCCGCCAAAGACGTCTTCACCACCTTGCCCACCAGGTTGTAGGCTTCCCGGAAAGGCACCCCCTTGGCGGCCAGGTAGTCGGCCACATCGGTGGCGTTGGCGTAGTCTTCGTTCACCGCCTGGCGCAGGCGCGGCACCC
This genomic stretch from Nodosilinea sp. PGN35 harbors:
- the clpB gene encoding ATP-dependent chaperone ClpB translates to MQPTQNLFTEKAWDAIVRSQDIAKQSQQQQIESDHLMLALLDQDGLASSIFAKLGVSGQTLRDRTEGFINGQPKVSGSGSSVYLGKSLDTLLDRADRYKKDYGDEYISIEHLILAYPGDSRFGKTLFQDLGLSEAKLKQVIQDIRGTQKVTDQNPEGKYQSLEKYGRDLTDAARRGKLDPVIGRDDEIRRTIQILSRRTKNNPVLIGEPGVGKTAIAEGLAQRIVNGDVPQSLKDRQLIALDMGALIAGAKYRGEFEERLKAVLKEVTDSEGQIVLFIDEIHTVVGAGATQGAMDAGNLLKPMLARGELRCIGATTLDEYRKYIEKDAALERRFQQVYVDQPSVEDTVSILRGLKDRYETHHGVKISDSALVAAATLSTRYISDRFLPDKAIDLVDEAAAKMEITSKPEELDEVDRKILQLEMERLSLNKEVDAASLERLERIEKELADLKEQQSALNAQWQSEKDTIDHIQSIKEDIDRVNIEIQQAERDYDLNRAAELKYGKLTELQRQLETAETQLTTTQTTGKTLLREEVTEADIAEIISKWTGIPVSKLVQSEMQKLLLLEDELHQRVIGQEEAVTAVADAIQRSRAGLADPNRPIASFIFLGPTGVGKTELAKALAAYLFDTEEALVRIDMSEYMEKHAVSRLIGAPPGYVGYDEGGQLTEAIRRRPFAVILFDEIEKAHPDVFNVMLQILDDGRVTDAQGRTVDFKNTIIIMTSNIGSQYILDVAGDDSRYDEMKGRVMDALRGNFRPEFLNRVDEMIIFHGLLKSQLREIVKLQVARLEERLADRKMAVKLSEAALDFLAEVGYDPVYGARPLKRAIQRELETQIAKSILRGEFGAGDTIVVDVENERLAFKRLNVDLLTV
- a CDS encoding tetratricopeptide repeat protein; translation: MLSLCMIVKDEAATLARTLESVQGVVGEIVVVDTGSTDDTVAIAQAHGAKVHSFTWENDFAAARNESLRHATGDWVLVLDADEVLLRETAQVLQQLDDGQPLGDVAAEDVLAVNLLRLELGAPQAPYTLITRCFRRLPEITFNRPYHETVDDSVAALQAQTPRWQVITLGEVAIHHTGYDPAVVVERGKFDRARSIMAGYLAEHPDDGYLLNKLAALYVESDQADLALPLLDRALEQANTLDELTRYELHYHRALAHVEQPAQAARDYEAALAEAVPPRLKLGAWINYGSVKKAQGDLEGAIALFEQAIAADPTLAIAHYNLGTAHRARGYLDEAIAAYRQAIALNPSYAEAHQNLGVALFKLGQLPEALQAFQRAIALYEVTDPDTAHSLRQGVSSLGISPLLLAQAGFV
- a CDS encoding late competence development ComFB family protein encodes the protein MELLVSEEVEKQVKTMQPRVLKYLKRVEVETYALNRLPSLYASSEKGWQLQYEKAKRELHNQIKSAVRQAFAAVQVDPIRSSEPLRNQQEDAATVALNALRDLLKQPDLNWEGAINRLRSVLGRRPDQISTAPPQESSHRTRYRNEASDMTTAEKPEHGHYWRPGTYGSEVSWKKNHSPSSSPSSAQFDWNDNRYSK